In one window of Xiphophorus hellerii strain 12219 chromosome 23, Xiphophorus_hellerii-4.1, whole genome shotgun sequence DNA:
- the il12ba gene encoding interleukin 12Ba precursor gives MKMRKPYKTERKAGEPSNLGLENKMKLFVVSILCAFFLVSSQNPTSHWTLQPNVLVLEVDGNPGQQPISCLEMPENVVTSDNHNQDVIWKKNGAEEAQRGNWYLVRLVESLGGGNYTCHSPDGALLNYTEVLIQHNETKRRRILVKNQQEDYLKCSTQNYNGEFRCSWTWHSNRVGKAALIKAQRMSEGQNSHCSVEPSRHQWMCSSAQSNFSCSVDDSGSGISCLDWQHCPYSEERRQVQVTVFVRTDQFLLESYSKRFYLSEIVKPDKVRISKVNKTLVEWSYPSSWNTPYSYFPLTFQISQFSRQCRKCENPCTELKHSKTSTLSSSDVCQFKVKQKIKVVCVRAKDALCDSEWSEWTHVRLKRDEGKQKEGTAAMNDTT, from the exons atgaaaatgagaaaaccCTATAAAACTGAGAGGAAGGCAGGAGAGCCATCAAACCTGGGGCTTGAAAATAAG atgaagctgtttgttgtcAGCATCCTGTGTGCATTTTTTCTGGTCAGTAGCCAAAATCCAACAAGTCACTGGACTCTCCAGCCAAACG TTCTGGTGCTGGAAGTTGATGGCAATCCGGGACAACAGCCGATCAGTTGCCTGGAGATGCCAGAGAATGTTGTGACGAGCGACAACCACAACCAGGACGTCATTTGGAAGAAGAATGGAGCAGAGGAGGCGCAGAGAGGAAACTGGTACCTGGTGCGGTTAGTGGAAAGCTTGGGAGGGGGCAACTACACGTGCCACAGCCCGGATGGAGCTCTCCTAAATTACACCGAGGTCCTGATCCAGCATAACGAAACCAAGAGAAGGAGGATTCTTGTCAAAAATCAGCAAG aGGATTATTTGAAGTGTTCCACTCAGAACTACAACGGGGAGTTTCGCTGTTCTTGGACATGGCACAGCAATCGTGTTGGCAAAGCTGCACTTATCAAAGCTCAACG CATGTCTGAGGGCCAGAACAGCCACTGCTCTGTGGAGCCCAGTCGCCACCAGTGGATGTGCTCGTCAGCTCAGAGCAACTTCAGCTGCTCTGTGGACGACAGCGGGTCTGGTATTTCCTGCCTGGACTGGCAGCACTGCCCATACTCCGAGGAGAGACGGCAGGTCCAGGTCACTGTCTTTGTTAGGACCGATCAGTTTCTGCTGGAGAGCTACTCTAAGCGGTTTTACTTGTCGGAAATAG TGAAACCAGACAAGGTGAGGATTAGCAAGGTGAACAAAACCTTGGTAGAGTGGAGTTACCCGAGCTCCTGGAACACGCCGTACTCCTACTTCCCTCTGACGTTCCAGATCTCACAGTTCAGCCGTCAATGCAGAAAGTGTGAAAACCCATGCACAGAGCTGAAGCATTCCAAG ACCTCGACATTGTCTTCCTCTGATGTCTGCCAGTTTAAAGTGAAGCAAAAGATTAAGGTTGTGTGTGTCCGAGCGAAGGATGCGCTCTGTGACTCAGAGTGGAGCGAATGGACCCACGTCAG